The genomic region TTCTACTATCCACATTTTTGCCATGACCACAGAGTAACTTTGGTTAGGGCATCATTAAGCTCTTGTACTCACTCAGGAAAGATAGGGTTAATTTTGAAGAATTTACTGAAATCAGACGAAGATAAGAGATCATTTATTGATTTGGAAGAGAATCTTTGTAGGATCAAGAGAAGTTTTTATGATCAGTTTATTGCAGTATAAAAATCACTTTGATCATATGTTTCTAAATAGCGACAGACCGGATGAAAGAAACAGGTATCATAGATATTTGTTCGGTTTAAGTAGGGAGGCACAATTACTTGTAGGATAGGTCGAGTAACGAGACCCATGGGGGTGTTGGGTTTCGCACTCCTCAACCCAACCTACGTTAATCTTATATTTAATTCCACTGACCCGCTTAGCACGAACGGTAGGGCAAACTTAACATAGAAAACGATAGTATAAAAATAATAAAAATAGAACCTATGGTTTCAAGAGTAACGGAGCAATTAAATTTACGAACAGGCGATCGCTTCATTCTGCTTTATGGCATAAACACCAGCGATAGATTCTGTTCTAACCAACTTATCTCTGAATTAATTTTAGTTATTATGTACTATTTTGGGATCCTCTTTGATCTGTCACAGCTTAGGGTGCGAAATGTGGGATAAATACTGAGCAATCTGACTACCACAATGAAAGGTAGGGTTATCAACAATCAACAGCAATAGATTTTCGTAGATTGGGCTTAAGTATGTCGATTTTCTAGGTAATCTTTTAATATTTCGTAAGCTTCATTAATTCTTTTCATCATGTTTACATCCCCACCCATGTCAGGGTGATGGTCTCTTGCACATTTGTTGCGTGCTGTTTTGAGTAATTTCATTGATATTGTTTCACGAGTTAAATTTAGTAACCTGAATGCTTGATCAAGAGATAATGTGTTGCTTGTATATGCAAAATCCTCTTTTCTTGAACTGTTAGTTTCTTGGTTACGATGCAAAACTTCATCAACAAACCCCTTGATTTCACTCGCTAAGGTTCCCAGTTCACCTAGTCCTTCGTTTATGGAAATTGATCCAATTTTCAGTTTCTGTTTAAGTTGTTCTACTTCTTCTAATAAATTCTCAATGACATTGATTATCTCTTGTGGTATTACAGCCATAGTACTTCTGAGTCTAAAGCAGTTTTGGTCAATTACTTCAGAAAAATACTGATAGTCCCTAAATTGTGATTTGTAGTCATTGAGTGAATTTGTCCATTGATCGAAAGTTGTGTCTGACAAAGTATGCCAAGATTTTAAACTTGAGTTGACTGTTTGAGAAAACTTTCTAAATGAGTCGAAAGGAATTTGCCCGGCAATTCTTTGTAGTTGGTGAATCAAAATTGCCAATTTCTCTATTCGACTTAGCAGGTTGATAAAACTCTCCAAATTATAATCAACATTTGCAGCAGTTTCTCTTAAATGTTGATATAAAGGCTCGGTACTAATTCCAGTATCCCAACAGTTAATATCAGCTTCATAGAGACCTAGTATGATCTCTTTAGTAAAGGTGGCTATTTTAGGGTTTTTAAAAACTTCATCAGGTGTTCTGCCAATATCATTGAGAAATCGCCGGAAGGCTGAAAAAGAATCTTGTTTCTCAATATAATAAAGTAAACGAGAGGGAAAGTAAGCTACATAAATATCATCCTCTTTTATTGATAAATTAAATACAGAAAATAAGATTTCTAGGACTTTTTTTTGCAAGGAATTTATTTCAGGTTGGGGATCCTCAAATAAAACTCCCTTGGTAAAAAGAATATTTTGGCCACGAGCATTGGCAAATGGATCTCTTACCTTCTTTTTATTGGGAGGCTTTGAGGATGGAGGTTCTGAACTACTTTCTGGGCCTTTGGTGGCAGTATATTCACTAACTTTTGGACGTTCTTTTTTTTCTGCAGGCGGTTTGTTTTTAAAAAGCAAGTTTTTAATTTTGGTCAACCACTTGGTCAAAGCATTGATCATTCGTTGCCACATTTGTTCAACTCCCAACTACATTCTTATTTTTTATGGCTTTCTGTTATGGGTTACTGGGGAATTAACCCTCCCTACTCTTCCACCCTATATCCTAGTTCTGCTAACCTTAACCGCGAATGTCGCCACTTTGGTTGGACTTTGACAAATAATTCCAAATGAACTTTACCAGCAATCAATTTTTGAATCTGTTGACGGGCCACAGTACCAATTGATTTTAACATTGTCCCCCCTTTACCAATTAATATCCCTTTTTGGGAGTCCCTTTCTACATTAATTGTGGCCACAACACGGGTAATTGTTGGGTTCTCTTCCACTAAATCAATGGCGATCGCCACTGAGTGAGGAACTTCTTCTCGGGTTAATAATAAAATCTGTTCCCGGATTAATTCCCCCATAATAAATCTTTCTGGTTGATCGGTGACTAAATCTGGTGGATAATATAATGGACCGGTTTCTAGTTGTTCAATTAATAAGTCTTCTAATTCTAATATTCCTTGGTTCTCTAAGGCTGAAAATTTAACAATTTGCCATTGGTTCTCTTGAGCTAATTCCCTATAACTTTCATCTATTTTCTCAGCTTCTGCTGGTTGTTGATCTATTTTATTAATACCCATAATAACTGGGATTTCACATTTGGTTAATAAGTCAGCAATAAAGCGATCGCCTCCTCCACAGACTGCTGTGCCATCTACCACAAACAACACCACATCCACCGATGTAATGGCGATTTTAGCATTTTGTACTAGCACCTCTCCCAAGGGATGATGGGGTTTATGAATCCCGGGGGTATCAACAAAAATCAACTGGGCTTTCTCCCTAGTTAAAATTCCCCTCAAGCGATTTCTAGTAGTTTGCGCTACTGGTGATGTGATAGCTATTTTTTGTCCTATTAACTGGTTCATTAAGGTTGACTTACCCACATTAGGACGACCAATAATGCCGATAAATCCAGACTTAAAGTTAGCGGGTGCTTGAGGAATAATAAATTCTTCGGCCATGGGGAAACTATAATTTGAATTTGATGGTTTATAATGGGTGAACTGTGTCTAAATTCATAAAGTTTGGAGGTTTTGAATGTCTCGTCGTTGCGAACTCACAGGTAAAAAGGCTAATAATGCCATGTCCGTTTCCCACTCTCACCGTCGTACCAGACGTTTACAGCAACCTAATTTGCAAACTAAGAGGGTTTGGTGGCCCGCTGGTAACCGTTGGGTAAAGTTGAAACTTTCTACCAAAGCAATTAAAACTCTTGATACCAAAGGTTTGGAAGCTATGGCCAAGGAAGCTGGTATTAATTTAAACACTTACTAAGTGGGATGAGGGAAAGGGGGACAAGGAACGGTTAGACTATTTCAGAGGTTTGGACTGCGGGTTGTTGCTGGGGTTGGAACATAAACAGGGAGTAAACCACATCCCTGCGAATATTCACCATCATGTCTAAGAACAACTCGTATCCCTCGCTCTTGTACTCAATAAGTGGATCTTTTTGTCCATAACCACGCAACCCTACAGATTCCCGTAGGGCATCCATCTGCTGTAAATGTTCCCGCCACAAGGTATCTATACGTTGTAAGATGAAAAATCTTTCTGCTTGTCGCATCAGACCAGGTTGAATTTGGTCTATTTCCGCTTCTTTCATATCATAGGCAATACGCGATTGTTCATGAAGGAAGGCCTTAATTTCCCCAACTCCCATATCCTCTAGCTGAGCAGGTTGCATATCTGCTAGTAAGTAAACAAACTCCTTGACTTTGCCCACTAACTTTTCTAAATCCCATTCTTCTGAGGGTAATTCTGGGTTGATATAATAGTCCACGATGTCATCCATGGTCTTTTCTGCATATTTGATCACCTGTTCTTTTAAATCTTCTCCTTCTAGAACTCGTCTACGTTCAGCATAAATAGCACGACGTTGATTATTCATGACTTCGTCATATTCAAACACTTGCTTACGAATGTCATAGTAATAAGTTTCTACCTTTTTCTGAGCACCTTCCAAACTGCGAGTTAATAAACCCGATTCAATGGGCATATCTTCCTCCACTTGGAACGCATTCATTAACCCAGCTACCCGATCTCCACCAAATATTCTCAGTAAATTATCTTCCAGACTGAGGAAAAATCTGGTTGTCCCCGGGTCACCTTGTCTACCCGATCTTCCTCTTAATTGGTTATCAATCCGCCGTGATTCATGCCTTTCTGTACCTATGACATGGAGTCCACCATTGTTTACTACTTCTACATGTTCAGCGTCAGTAAATTTTTCATATTCTTGTTTAATAGTCTGGTAAGCATCTCTTAACTTTTGCACTACTGCATCATCCGTAGGTGCTTTTTCAGCAGCTATAGCTACTTTATCTTCTGCTTCTAATTCCGATAAGGTGCGACTACCATAGGCATTAACTGCTACCTCAACCGCTTCCTTTAATAGTTTTTCAGTTACCTGGGATAACTCAGTGGGAAAAATCCCCCCAGATACGCGCCAAGTTTTGAGTTTTTTGCCGGGAACAAAACCCTGACCACTACCATTACTACCATTTCCACTAGGAAGTCCTGAAGCTCTTTGAATGGTGAATTGATCATCTTCTGGTCTCACAATCCTAGGCATAAAATATTCCCGTAACTTCAACCGAGCCATATATTCGGAGTTACCGCCTAAAATAATATCCGTGCCTCGTCCCGCCATATTAGTAGCTATGGTTACTGCACCCCTGCGTCCAGCTTGGGCAACAATTTCCGCTTCCCGTTCTACGTTTTCCGGTCTAGCATTGAGTAATTCGTGAGGAATACCCTTTTCTTGCAGTAATCTGCTCAACAGTTCGGATTTTTCCACACTAGTGGTTCCTACTAGTACCGGTCTGCCACCTTTGTGCATTTCTTCACATTCCCGTGCAATGGCTCCCCATTTACCCGATTCTGTTTTAAACACCATGTCGGATAGGTCTTGACGTTTTCTGGTGCGGTGGGTGGGAATAACACTTACTTCTAATTTATAAATCTTTTCAAATTCCGCTTCTTCCGTTTTGGCTGTTCCTGTCATTCCAGCTAATTTCGGATAAAGCAAAAATAGGTTCTGATAGGTAATGGTTGCCAAAGTTTGGGTTTCGGGTTGGATTTCCACTCTTTCTTTGGCTTCTATAGCTTGGTGCAAACCATCGCTCCATCTTCTTCCTGGTAGTACCCGACCAGTAAATTCGTCCACAATTACCACTTCCCCATTGCGCACGATATAATTCACGTCTTTGAGGAATAGTTCTTTCGCTTTAATGGCATTAAAGACAAAATGGGCCCAGGGATTTTCTGGATCAAATAAATCGGTTACGCCTAAAAGATTCTCGGCTTCAGCAAAACCATCGTCTGTTAAAAGAACGTTCCGCGCTTTTTCATCAACTTCGTAGTGCTCGTCTTTTTTAAGGGTAAATGCAATTTCTGCTGCTTGTAAGTATTTTTCTGTTGGTCTTTCTACTTGTCCAGAAATAATTAGGGGAGTTCGCGCTTCATCAATCAGAATGGAATCTACTTCGTCGATTACACAATAATTAAACGGACGTTGTACCACTTCTTCCATGGATGTGGCCATATTATCTCGCAGGTAGTCAAAACCTACTTCACTGTTGGTTACATAAGTAATGTCACAGTCGTAATTTTTTTTCCTTTCTATGGGAACCATGGTGGACTGAATCAGTCCCACACTCATTCCCAAGAAGCGGTGTATCTGACCCATCCATTCCGCATCTCGTCGAGCTAGATAATCATTTACAGTAACAACATGAACACCTTTATTACTTAAAGCATTTAAATAACTGGGTAAGGTAGCTACTAGGGTTTTACCTTCACCGGTTTTCATTTCTGCTATTTGTCCTGTGTGGAGAATT from Cylindrospermopsis curvispora GIHE-G1 harbors:
- a CDS encoding J domain-containing protein, which gives rise to MWQRMINALTKWLTKIKNLLFKNKPPAEKKERPKVSEYTATKGPESSSEPPSSKPPNKKKVRDPFANARGQNILFTKGVLFEDPQPEINSLQKKVLEILFSVFNLSIKEDDIYVAYFPSRLLYYIEKQDSFSAFRRFLNDIGRTPDEVFKNPKIATFTKEIILGLYEADINCWDTGISTEPLYQHLRETAANVDYNLESFINLLSRIEKLAILIHQLQRIAGQIPFDSFRKFSQTVNSSLKSWHTLSDTTFDQWTNSLNDYKSQFRDYQYFSEVIDQNCFRLRSTMAVIPQEIINVIENLLEEVEQLKQKLKIGSISINEGLGELGTLASEIKGFVDEVLHRNQETNSSRKEDFAYTSNTLSLDQAFRLLNLTRETISMKLLKTARNKCARDHHPDMGGDVNMMKRINEAYEILKDYLENRHT
- the era gene encoding GTPase Era, coding for MAEEFIIPQAPANFKSGFIGIIGRPNVGKSTLMNQLIGQKIAITSPVAQTTRNRLRGILTREKAQLIFVDTPGIHKPHHPLGEVLVQNAKIAITSVDVVLFVVDGTAVCGGGDRFIADLLTKCEIPVIMGINKIDQQPAEAEKIDESYRELAQENQWQIVKFSALENQGILELEDLLIEQLETGPLYYPPDLVTDQPERFIMGELIREQILLLTREEVPHSVAIAIDLVEENPTITRVVATINVERDSQKGILIGKGGTMLKSIGTVARQQIQKLIAGKVHLELFVKVQPKWRHSRLRLAELGYRVEE
- the rpmB gene encoding 50S ribosomal protein L28 is translated as MSRRCELTGKKANNAMSVSHSHRRTRRLQQPNLQTKRVWWPAGNRWVKLKLSTKAIKTLDTKGLEAMAKEAGINLNTY
- the secA gene encoding preprotein translocase subunit SecA; protein product: MLKLLLGDPNARKLKKYQHYITEINLLEEDVKLLSDDELRGKTAEFKQRLNKGESLDEILAEAFAVVREASSRVLGLRHFDVQLVGGVILHTGQIAEMKTGEGKTLVATLPSYLNALSNKGVHVVTVNDYLARRDAEWMGQIHRFLGMSVGLIQSTMVPIERKKNYDCDITYVTNSEVGFDYLRDNMATSMEEVVQRPFNYCVIDEVDSILIDEARTPLIISGQVERPTEKYLQAAEIAFTLKKDEHYEVDEKARNVLLTDDGFAEAENLLGVTDLFDPENPWAHFVFNAIKAKELFLKDVNYIVRNGEVVIVDEFTGRVLPGRRWSDGLHQAIEAKERVEIQPETQTLATITYQNLFLLYPKLAGMTGTAKTEEAEFEKIYKLEVSVIPTHRTRKRQDLSDMVFKTESGKWGAIARECEEMHKGGRPVLVGTTSVEKSELLSRLLQEKGIPHELLNARPENVEREAEIVAQAGRRGAVTIATNMAGRGTDIILGGNSEYMARLKLREYFMPRIVRPEDDQFTIQRASGLPSGNGSNGSGQGFVPGKKLKTWRVSGGIFPTELSQVTEKLLKEAVEVAVNAYGSRTLSELEAEDKVAIAAEKAPTDDAVVQKLRDAYQTIKQEYEKFTDAEHVEVVNNGGLHVIGTERHESRRIDNQLRGRSGRQGDPGTTRFFLSLEDNLLRIFGGDRVAGLMNAFQVEEDMPIESGLLTRSLEGAQKKVETYYYDIRKQVFEYDEVMNNQRRAIYAERRRVLEGEDLKEQVIKYAEKTMDDIVDYYINPELPSEEWDLEKLVGKVKEFVYLLADMQPAQLEDMGVGEIKAFLHEQSRIAYDMKEAEIDQIQPGLMRQAERFFILQRIDTLWREHLQQMDALRESVGLRGYGQKDPLIEYKSEGYELFLDMMVNIRRDVVYSLFMFQPQQQPAVQTSEIV